The Salvia miltiorrhiza cultivar Shanhuang (shh) chromosome 1, IMPLAD_Smil_shh, whole genome shotgun sequence genome has a window encoding:
- the LOC131005734 gene encoding alcohol acyltransferase 9 — translation MASSVHINQALLITPSEPTPNHILPLSALDSQLFVRFTFEYLLVYEPRPGADRHAIAHNVKSALARALVPYYPLAGRVRARADGLGLEVVCRAQGVAFIDATSTSTTVSEFESAPRHEAQWWNFLSLHVADVLIGAPPLIVQFTWLHDGGAALAVGFNHCLCDGIGSGEFLNSFAELALGQPALRGPRPIWSRHLLDPVGPSRVGSLSLLEFESVPDISGLAARFSWERLVPTCITFDKSRLDEMKKLAGPGRTSFDVLSGHVWRSWARALDLARDQRVKLAFSVNVRQRVRPSLPSGYYGNAFVLGCAEARVADLAEKGLGFAAEAVAGAKERVGEERVREVVESVSWKRASVDPVGVLVLTQWSRLGLQSVDFGMGRPVQVGPVCCSKYCTVLPVCGVDNALKVNLAVPLTALDQYLYFLTNIDV, via the exons ATGGCGAGCTCTGTGCATATAAACCAAGCACTTCTCATCACCCCTTCCGAGCCAACTCCAAATCACATTCTCCCACTTTCCGCCTTGGATTCTCAGCTCTTCGTGCGTTTCACCTTTGAATATTTGCTCGTTTACGAACCCCGGCCCGGAGCCGATCGACACGCCATCGCACACAATGTCAAGTCCGCCCTGGCCCGGGCCCTCGTGCCCTACTACCCGCTCGCGGGGAGGGTGCGGGCCCGGGCCGACGGGCTGGGCCTCGAGGTCGTCTGCCGGGCCCAAGGCGTCGCCTTCATCGAcgccacctccacctccaccaccgTCTCCGAGTTTGAATCGGCCCCGCGCCACGAGGCCCAGTGGTGGAATTTCTTGTCCTTACACGTGGCGGACGTCCTAATTGGGGCCCCGCCGCTCATCGTGCAGTTTACGTGGCTGCACGATGGGGGCGCCGCCCTCGCGGTGGGCTTCAACCACTGTCTCTGCGATGGCATCGGCAGTGGTGAGTTCCTCAACTCGTTCGCCGAATTGGCCCTCGGCCAGCCCGCCTTGCGGGGGCCGAGGCCCATATGGAGTCGCCATCTCCTGGACCCGGTGGGGCCCAGCCGTGTTGGCTCGCTGAGCCTCCTAGAGTTCGAGAGCGTCCCAGATATCTCTGGGCTCGCCGCCCGTTTCTCTTGGGAGAGGCTCGTCCCCACATGCATCACGTTCGATAAGAGCAG GTTGGATGAGATGAAGAAGCTGGCGGGGCCGGGCCGCACGTCGTTCGACGTTCTGTCGGGCCATGTGTGGCGGAGCTGGGCGAGGGCGCTCGACCTGGCTCGCGACCAGCGAGTCAAGCTCGCGTTCAGCGTGAACGTAAGGCAGCGAGTCAGGCCGAGCCTGCCGAGCGGGTACTACGGCAATGCGTTCGTGCTCGGGTGCGCCGAGGCACGCGTGGCGGACTTGGCCGAGAAGGGGCTGGGGTTCGCGGCGGAGGCGGTGGCGGGGGCGAAGGAGAGGGTGGGGGAGGAGCGCGTGAGGGAGGTGGTGGAATCGGTGAGTTGGAAGCGGGCGAGTGTTGACCCGGTGGGGGTGCTGGTTCTGACCCAGTGGTCAAGGCTGGGGCTGCAGAGTGTTGACTTTGGAATGGGGAGGCCGGTTCAAGTGGGCCCGGTTTGCTGTAGCAAATACTGCACAGTGTTGCCGGTTTGTGGGGTGGACAATGCACTCAAAGTCAACCTGGCGGTCCCACTCACTGCGCTTGACCAATACCTCTATTTTTTGACAAACATTGACGTATAA